A section of the Sedimentisphaera cyanobacteriorum genome encodes:
- a CDS encoding V-type ATP synthase subunit E: MNTEQVVNKIISEAEKNAEEIKAENDKQIFAYNQKTDELVQQYEQHSDELAQKAGEEEKRRILATARMKSRTEILSKKQQIVSKLNERVHDKMESLGKEQFQKLYAGLIKKNAVNGDEVIYPGSEEKFVDEDFVNSVNKDTGLKLTLAEERASFKRGISLSSGQVSINLSFEVLVEMAQSELEGEIHSQLFTE, from the coding sequence ATGAATACAGAACAGGTTGTAAATAAAATTATCTCTGAGGCTGAAAAAAATGCCGAAGAGATCAAAGCTGAAAATGATAAGCAGATATTCGCTTATAACCAGAAAACCGATGAGCTTGTTCAGCAGTATGAGCAGCATTCCGATGAGCTGGCGCAGAAAGCCGGCGAAGAGGAAAAGCGAAGAATCCTCGCAACTGCCCGTATGAAGAGCAGGACTGAGATCTTGAGCAAGAAGCAGCAGATCGTTTCCAAGCTCAACGAACGCGTTCACGATAAGATGGAATCTCTCGGCAAAGAGCAGTTTCAAAAGCTGTATGCCGGGTTGATTAAGAAGAATGCGGTCAACGGGGATGAAGTAATTTACCCGGGAAGCGAGGAAAAGTTTGTTGATGAGGATTTTGTAAATTCTGTCAATAAGGACACAGGGCTCAAGCTTACTCTCGCAGAAGAGAGGGCTTCTTTCAAGAGAGGCATTTCTCTTTCAAGCGGGCAGGTGAGCATCAATCTCTCGTTCGAGGTGCTGGTGGAAATGGCTCAGTCGGAGCTTGAAGGCGAAATACACTCTCAGCTTTTTACTGAATAA
- a CDS encoding V-type ATP synthase subunit A — protein sequence MTELGQGRVIKVAGPVVTAEGMTGAKMYDVVRVGNANLIGEIVELHSGKANVQVYEDTVGVGPGEPVVNTGSPLSVELGPGLITNIYDGIQRPLRDLYESEGAFIQRGNDTPGLDRETKWQFDASMNEGDEVSEGDIIGTVQESSLLEHKIMVPQGVSGKLESISSGEYTVTDTVAQVKTEAGKTVNISLMQECPVRSPRKSRQRLTPDRVMVSGQRVIDTFFPIGVGGTACVPGPFGTGKTVVQHQLAKWIDAEVVVYVGCGERGNEMTDVLTEFPELKDPKSGKPLMERVVLIANTSDMPVAAREASVYTGITIAEYFRDMGYKVALMADSTSRWAEAMREISTRLEEMPAEEGYPAYLGSRIASFYERAGRIQCLGSPDREGALSIIGAVSPPGGDLSDSVVQATLHVVKVFWSLQSSLAQQRHFPAIDWLTSYSFYKEYLGKSFDDEQVAEEMMEMINTFMSLLEKEAGLLEIVRLVGAEAISSADRVSLETAKTVREDFLHQNAFHSVDTYTSLEKQYEMLKTILHLHNVSLEALNSGADIDEVVAAGVKEDIARSKYTPEDELDKFAQIREKIDEQVGSLKKEQVNA from the coding sequence ATGACAGAACTTGGACAGGGTAGAGTTATTAAAGTTGCCGGACCGGTTGTTACCGCTGAAGGGATGACCGGGGCAAAAATGTACGATGTGGTCAGGGTTGGCAATGCTAACCTAATAGGCGAAATCGTGGAGCTGCATTCCGGCAAGGCAAACGTGCAGGTTTACGAGGATACTGTCGGAGTAGGGCCGGGTGAGCCTGTTGTCAACACAGGATCTCCGCTGAGTGTGGAGCTTGGACCCGGGCTTATTACAAATATATACGATGGTATTCAGCGTCCTTTAAGGGATCTCTACGAGTCTGAAGGTGCGTTTATCCAAAGGGGTAACGATACTCCAGGGCTCGACCGCGAAACGAAGTGGCAGTTTGATGCTTCAATGAATGAAGGCGATGAGGTCAGTGAAGGCGATATTATCGGGACAGTGCAGGAAAGCTCTCTGCTCGAGCATAAGATTATGGTGCCTCAGGGCGTCAGCGGGAAGCTTGAGAGCATTAGCTCCGGCGAATATACAGTTACCGATACAGTTGCGCAGGTTAAAACTGAGGCCGGCAAAACGGTAAACATCTCGCTTATGCAGGAATGCCCTGTACGTTCACCTCGAAAAAGCCGCCAGAGGCTCACGCCGGACAGAGTAATGGTTTCAGGTCAGCGTGTAATTGATACGTTCTTCCCAATCGGTGTGGGCGGTACGGCCTGTGTTCCCGGCCCGTTTGGTACAGGCAAAACAGTTGTCCAGCATCAGCTTGCAAAGTGGATCGATGCGGAGGTCGTGGTTTACGTAGGCTGCGGCGAGCGCGGCAACGAAATGACAGACGTGCTCACTGAATTCCCAGAGCTGAAAGACCCGAAATCCGGCAAGCCGCTTATGGAGCGTGTTGTCCTTATCGCCAACACATCCGATATGCCTGTGGCAGCGAGAGAGGCTTCGGTTTACACCGGAATTACAATAGCGGAATACTTCCGCGATATGGGTTACAAAGTTGCATTGATGGCAGACAGCACGAGCCGCTGGGCGGAGGCGATGAGAGAGATTTCAACTCGTCTTGAAGAAATGCCTGCAGAAGAGGGGTATCCAGCATATCTCGGTTCAAGGATTGCATCTTTCTACGAACGTGCAGGAAGGATTCAGTGCCTCGGAAGCCCGGATAGAGAAGGCGCACTTTCAATTATCGGTGCAGTAAGCCCGCCGGGAGGCGACCTTTCCGATTCGGTTGTACAGGCAACTCTGCACGTGGTTAAGGTTTTCTGGTCGCTGCAGTCCAGCCTTGCCCAGCAGAGACACTTCCCCGCTATCGATTGGCTCACCAGCTACTCGTTCTACAAGGAGTATCTCGGCAAGAGCTTTGATGATGAGCAGGTGGCAGAAGAGATGATGGAAATGATAAACACGTTTATGTCTCTGCTTGAGAAAGAAGCCGGACTGCTTGAGATTGTAAGGCTCGTAGGCGCCGAGGCGATCAGCTCAGCAGACAGGGTTTCGCTTGAAACAGCGAAGACCGTTCGTGAAGACTTCCTCCACCAAAACGCATTCCACAGCGTTGATACATACACCTCGCTGGAAAAGCAGTATGAAATGCTCAAAACTATTCTGCACCTGCACAATGTCTCGCTCGAGGCGCTGAATTCCGGTGCCGATATCGACGAGGTTGTCGCTGCGGGCGTGAAGGAAGATATTGCAAGAAGCAAATATACGCCGGAAGATGAGCTTGATAAATTCGCTCAGATTCGCGAAAAGATTGATGAACAGGTTGGCTCTTTAAAGAAGGAGCAGGTGAATGCTTAA
- a CDS encoding SUMF1/EgtB/PvdO family nonheme iron enzyme, whose product MRFFTVFLIAVLIAASSFGQWDSALDHDSSGVIDLADLSYFANRWLETSDVEVPSVWGLSKAEAEASIISAGLSVGSLTQQHSLSFPEDTVISQYPAAGDSVPAGSRVNIMVSFSGEDGFNGMSWVYIDEPEFTGYVSKYEITNAQYCKFLTDALACEDIDVRTDGIYGVRGAYNGQLYYDIDDPHAQISYSDGSFYSESRSGNDMTSHPVVEVSWFGAKAFCDYYGYILPSEQQWQAGADYHGAFDYGCGTSIDSSKANYALNNPAGLSSFPHTSSAGEFGEYGYGLCDMAGNVWEWTDTIWGEGYRVLKGGSWCDSAENCKVESRLSGSPLAGHFNYGFRVFMRE is encoded by the coding sequence ATGAGATTTTTCACGGTATTTCTGATTGCAGTTTTAATTGCTGCTTCTTCTTTTGGGCAGTGGGATTCTGCTTTAGACCACGACAGCAGCGGTGTTATTGATCTGGCTGATTTGTCATATTTTGCCAACCGCTGGCTCGAAACTTCTGACGTTGAAGTTCCCTCTGTTTGGGGGCTCAGCAAGGCAGAGGCGGAGGCTTCAATAATTTCCGCAGGTCTTTCTGTAGGCTCGCTCACCCAGCAGCACAGCCTTTCATTTCCTGAAGATACGGTGATAAGTCAGTACCCCGCTGCCGGAGATAGTGTTCCCGCAGGATCAAGAGTGAATATAATGGTGTCATTCTCAGGCGAGGATGGATTTAACGGTATGTCTTGGGTTTATATTGATGAGCCCGAATTTACTGGTTATGTGAGCAAGTATGAAATTACCAACGCCCAATACTGCAAATTCCTGACAGATGCTCTCGCCTGTGAAGATATTGATGTCCGGACAGACGGGATTTATGGTGTCCGGGGGGCATATAACGGGCAGCTTTATTACGATATAGACGACCCCCACGCCCAAATTTCTTACTCAGACGGCAGTTTCTATTCAGAATCCCGCAGCGGCAATGATATGACCAGTCATCCGGTGGTGGAGGTGAGCTGGTTTGGAGCGAAAGCCTTTTGCGATTACTACGGCTATATACTCCCTTCTGAGCAGCAGTGGCAGGCTGGGGCAGACTATCACGGGGCATTCGATTACGGCTGCGGCACAAGTATAGACAGCTCTAAGGCAAATTACGCATTAAACAATCCCGCAGGCCTTTCAAGCTTTCCTCATACATCTTCCGCAGGCGAATTCGGAGAATACGGCTACGGCCTCTGCGATATGGCCGGGAACGTTTGGGAATGGACTGATACCATTTGGGGCGAGGGTTATCGCGTGCTGAAGGGCGGGAGCTGGTGCGATTCTGCAGAGAATTGCAAGGTTGAAAGCAGATTGTCAGGTTCGCCTCTTGCAGGTCATTTCAATTATGGTTTTCGTGTGTTTATGCGCGAATAG
- a CDS encoding V-type ATPase subunit — protein sequence MQEIYEIIQTPRAGKENWDYAYHAGLVRAMQTKLLPLNVFADMASAGSYREAIECTAGSDYGFQPDEPIERIYSILADARNELKTFFKDMASGSPIASLPEIEADMSNLRLAVRRFAAERPIGEDYSNAGTVPPEQFESIFESDDYSDLPAHFRQAAEESVLEYYATKDLRSIDYAIDRIEFHWHKKLAQNAKLIYLSDITAARIDLTNIGMVIRSKFAGSEEEPPFIAGGFVDIDKLKGAMFQSFDVFDQIFYSTDYEPMIVSSVDYLNSSSSFVRFEALCEQHLQRCCDVADYIAAGLQPLIAFYYRKLIELRWLRIVITAKKNGLSKQFISDRLGV from the coding sequence ATGCAGGAAATATACGAAATAATCCAAACGCCCAGAGCGGGAAAAGAAAATTGGGATTACGCCTATCACGCAGGCCTTGTGCGGGCAATGCAGACAAAACTGCTGCCCCTGAATGTCTTTGCTGATATGGCTTCTGCGGGAAGCTATAGAGAGGCAATAGAATGCACGGCCGGAAGTGATTACGGCTTCCAGCCCGATGAGCCTATCGAAAGGATATACAGCATTCTTGCCGATGCGAGAAATGAGCTGAAAACCTTCTTCAAAGATATGGCCTCGGGCAGCCCGATAGCCTCTCTGCCGGAGATTGAAGCGGATATGTCTAATCTGAGGCTTGCGGTGAGGCGGTTTGCAGCTGAAAGACCTATCGGCGAGGACTACTCCAATGCCGGTACAGTGCCGCCGGAGCAGTTTGAGAGTATTTTCGAAAGCGACGACTACAGCGACCTTCCCGCTCATTTCAGGCAGGCCGCAGAAGAGTCCGTCCTCGAATATTACGCCACCAAAGACCTGCGCTCAATCGATTATGCCATAGACAGAATAGAATTTCACTGGCACAAGAAGCTGGCTCAAAACGCTAAGCTTATTTACCTCTCAGACATTACTGCAGCTCGAATTGATCTTACAAATATTGGTATGGTTATTCGTTCCAAGTTTGCAGGCAGTGAAGAGGAACCGCCCTTTATAGCGGGCGGATTTGTGGATATCGATAAGCTCAAAGGAGCAATGTTCCAGAGCTTTGATGTGTTCGACCAAATCTTCTACTCAACCGATTACGAGCCTATGATCGTCTCCAGTGTGGATTACCTCAACAGCAGCAGCTCGTTTGTGCGTTTTGAGGCTCTTTGCGAACAGCATCTCCAGCGATGCTGCGATGTGGCTGATTATATAGCCGCAGGGCTTCAGCCCCTCATTGCTTTCTACTACAGAAAGCTCATCGAGCTCAGATGGCTGCGGATTGTGATAACCGCAAAGAAAAACGGCCTTTCAAAGCAGTTTATTTCAGACAGATTGGGGGTTTGA
- a CDS encoding V-type ATP synthase subunit B, with the protein MLKEYKTVSSIAGPLMVVEGVEDAKYGHIVDIELGDGSMRHGQILQVDGKKVLVQVFEGTEGIDIDESKVRPLGKPLELGVSPDILGRVFTGIGVPSDDGPDIIPEKRLNINGSPINPFSRDYPNEFIQTGISTIDGLNPLVRGQKLPVFSGSGLPHDELTAQLARQATVLGDDEQFAVVFAAMGITFEAAQFFIKDLTDTGAIERAALFINLANDPAIERISTPRVALTAAEYLAFDRGMQVLVILNDMTNYCEALRQISASRLEVPGRRGYPGYLYTDLATIYERAGRVKGNQGSITMVPVLTMPEDDKTHPVPDLTGYITEGQIIMSRSLYRNNVTPPVDVMPSLSRLKDKGIGEGKTRDDHADVYNQLYAAYARGKEAQELATILGEAALSEEDQKYMKFANEFEARYIKQGYRENRSVYETLDLGWELLTMFEDAELKRIDKELIDKYMPKFRSSAGQNSE; encoded by the coding sequence ATGCTTAAAGAATATAAAACAGTATCCAGTATTGCAGGGCCGCTGATGGTCGTTGAGGGCGTCGAAGACGCTAAGTATGGCCATATTGTCGATATAGAGCTTGGAGACGGCTCTATGAGGCACGGACAGATCCTGCAGGTTGACGGTAAAAAGGTTCTCGTGCAGGTATTCGAGGGCACTGAGGGAATTGATATTGATGAATCGAAAGTTCGTCCGCTCGGCAAGCCACTCGAGCTGGGTGTATCTCCGGATATCCTCGGCAGGGTCTTCACCGGTATCGGCGTGCCTTCAGATGACGGGCCTGATATAATCCCCGAAAAAAGGCTCAATATCAACGGCAGTCCGATTAATCCATTCAGCCGTGATTATCCCAACGAGTTTATCCAGACAGGAATCTCAACCATAGACGGGCTAAACCCCCTTGTTCGCGGTCAGAAGCTGCCTGTCTTCTCAGGCTCAGGTCTTCCGCACGACGAGCTTACTGCACAGCTTGCAAGGCAGGCTACTGTATTAGGTGATGATGAGCAGTTTGCGGTTGTGTTCGCTGCAATGGGTATTACATTTGAGGCCGCTCAGTTTTTCATCAAAGATCTTACCGATACCGGTGCAATTGAGCGTGCAGCATTGTTTATAAACCTCGCAAATGATCCGGCTATCGAAAGAATTTCTACGCCGCGTGTTGCCCTTACAGCAGCGGAATATCTCGCTTTCGACAGAGGGATGCAGGTGCTCGTAATTCTCAACGATATGACAAACTACTGCGAGGCCCTCAGGCAGATTAGTGCTTCAAGGCTCGAGGTTCCTGGTAGAAGGGGTTACCCGGGATATCTTTATACAGACCTTGCAACAATTTACGAACGTGCCGGCAGGGTTAAGGGCAATCAAGGCTCTATAACGATGGTGCCTGTGCTCACAATGCCCGAAGATGATAAAACTCACCCCGTACCAGACCTTACAGGATATATCACAGAGGGGCAGATTATTATGTCCCGCTCGCTCTACAGAAACAACGTTACCCCGCCTGTGGATGTTATGCCAAGCCTTTCAAGGCTTAAGGATAAGGGTATCGGCGAAGGTAAAACACGCGACGATCATGCAGACGTTTACAATCAGCTCTATGCGGCCTATGCAAGGGGTAAGGAAGCTCAGGAGCTTGCTACAATTCTCGGCGAGGCGGCTTTGAGCGAAGAGGATCAGAAGTATATGAAGTTTGCAAATGAGTTTGAGGCAAGATACATCAAACAGGGCTATCGGGAAAACCGCTCTGTTTATGAAACACTTGATCTGGGCTGGGAACTTCTAACTATGTTCGAAGATGCAGAGCTCAAGCGTATTGACAAAGAGCTTATCGATAAGTATATGCCTAAGTTCAGATCTTCTGCAGGGCAGAATTCAGAATAA
- a CDS encoding V-type ATP synthase subunit K yields the protein MEEMVNSGAALTGTALAFLGMACAVFFGGTGSAIGLSLAGRAGNGVLTDKPERYGTQMLLVVLPSSQGIYGLVAALLTLKNMNAFTQGAQIFELSMTQGWIVLAGGLAVGISCLFSGIFQGKVCAAGILMAAKRPEMATKAGVMYGIFVELYALFGFLAWFLIVNNGIDWASFAG from the coding sequence ATGGAAGAAATGGTTAACAGTGGTGCAGCTCTAACAGGAACGGCTTTAGCGTTTTTGGGAATGGCCTGTGCGGTATTCTTCGGAGGTACAGGCTCAGCGATTGGTCTCAGCTTGGCAGGCAGGGCAGGTAACGGCGTGCTTACAGACAAGCCCGAAAGATACGGTACTCAGATGCTTCTGGTAGTACTGCCGAGCTCGCAGGGCATTTACGGACTTGTAGCAGCTCTGCTTACTCTGAAAAATATGAACGCCTTTACTCAAGGTGCGCAGATTTTCGAGCTGAGTATGACACAGGGCTGGATTGTCCTTGCAGGCGGTCTGGCTGTGGGAATTTCCTGTCTGTTCAGCGGAATTTTCCAAGGGAAGGTATGTGCAGCGGGTATTCTTATGGCTGCCAAACGCCCGGAAATGGCTACTAAGGCCGGTGTTATGTATGGTATTTTTGTTGAGCTGTATGCTCTCTTCGGATTCCTCGCATGGTTCTTGATTGTGAATAACGGTATCGACTGGGCATCTTTTGCGGGCTAA
- a CDS encoding cytidylate kinase-like family protein — MRSGFKNYYTQQRSRNSNVKECPFLTISREYGCCGIELAEKVADLVEQRCSVKWEIYHKDLLQRLAKEAGVDFDTIEKQRLAKPGIINEFLSNLKQTNIPDGYEIRKRVAFMVRDIAGKGNAVIVGQGGAAATGDMAGGLHVRIEAPRHWRVLRVRNQEGLSDKDAEKRLEELEKSRIHLHRAYEAMCPRRPAFNLLFDNSKFTAEQISEQIFYAMKLCGMIKI, encoded by the coding sequence ATGCGTTCGGGTTTTAAAAACTATTATACCCAGCAGCGTTCGAGGAATTCGAACGTTAAAGAATGCCCTTTTCTGACAATCTCGCGGGAATACGGCTGCTGCGGGATTGAGCTGGCTGAAAAGGTGGCAGATTTAGTTGAGCAGAGATGTTCGGTTAAGTGGGAAATATACCACAAGGACCTTCTCCAGAGGCTTGCAAAAGAGGCAGGCGTGGATTTTGATACCATTGAAAAACAGAGATTGGCAAAGCCCGGGATAATAAACGAGTTTTTGAGCAATCTCAAGCAGACAAATATACCGGACGGATACGAGATTCGCAAGCGTGTTGCCTTTATGGTGAGAGATATTGCAGGGAAAGGCAATGCGGTGATTGTCGGGCAGGGCGGAGCTGCTGCCACAGGCGATATGGCCGGCGGGCTTCACGTACGAATAGAGGCTCCGAGGCATTGGCGAGTTTTGAGAGTCCGCAATCAGGAAGGCCTGAGCGATAAGGATGCAGAAAAAAGGCTTGAAGAACTGGAAAAGTCCAGGATACATCTGCACAGGGCTTACGAGGCGATGTGCCCGAGGCGGCCTGCTTTTAATCTGCTGTTTGATAACAGCAAATTTACGGCAGAGCAGATATCAGAACAGATATTTTACGCTATGAAGCTTTGCGGGATGATAAAAATATAA
- a CDS encoding V-type ATP synthase subunit I — translation MAVVDMTKILIASHKSEADRLLSELQETGLIHLLSSKDSAVCRNYEQLACRAEKPRKLEEKISELQKDISFLEEFSETPTSLMQPKVPVSRKQYREAAENSELDEAAEKVNSARKQIDKLRAEDYELRLKYDDLIKWKEIDIPLNELEEFENVKFFIGTLPPRNFGTVEKQLEDYDVVLDVVCSDKKCVRFAAAADKSHASDVQKILRASEFEAFVHTDYRGTIAENLEYIEQKRSTISDRINAERRKAEDLADKNTDFQILHDYLRNKADAMYARSDAPGSDSVSFFEGWIKTNRLHCLDAMLEKFESTGYTKIEPEEGEQVPVAIENSKWARPFEAILGLYGSPQYNDVDPTAFMAPFFAVFFGLCLTDAAYGIVMILASIFFIKKFQGDKKFFKALAICSVCTVVAGAMTGGWFGTLIYDFAVKNDVGWLSGAIDSMTWFDPLVEPMTFLYLSLAMGYIQLMFGLGVGCWDYLRKGDVASAVINKLCWILLLNALIIMGGFSDALTPAMADALKWITIALLAVIGLFSVREGSWVVRIAGGLFELFGLIFYLGDLLSYLRLMALGMATAGVAMAVNIMAETTSQTPLIGWLATLLILVIGHTFNLLQSGLGAFVHTLRLQFVEYFPKFFSGGGMEFSPFSRNTRYVHIEEYKN, via the coding sequence ATGGCCGTTGTAGATATGACAAAAATTCTGATTGCTTCGCACAAAAGCGAGGCAGACAGACTCCTCTCAGAGCTTCAGGAAACTGGGCTTATTCATCTTCTCTCAAGCAAGGATTCAGCTGTATGCAGAAATTACGAACAGCTTGCATGCAGAGCTGAAAAGCCGAGGAAGCTTGAGGAGAAGATCAGCGAGCTTCAGAAAGATATAAGTTTTCTTGAAGAATTCAGCGAAACACCCACATCTCTTATGCAGCCGAAAGTGCCTGTATCAAGAAAGCAGTATCGGGAGGCTGCTGAAAACAGCGAGCTTGACGAGGCAGCAGAAAAAGTTAATTCTGCAAGAAAACAGATAGACAAGCTGAGGGCGGAAGACTACGAACTAAGGCTCAAATATGACGATCTGATAAAATGGAAAGAGATTGACATCCCGCTCAATGAGCTTGAGGAATTTGAAAATGTCAAATTTTTCATAGGCACTCTCCCACCAAGAAATTTCGGCACCGTTGAGAAGCAGCTCGAGGATTACGATGTTGTTCTGGATGTTGTATGCAGCGATAAGAAATGCGTTCGATTTGCTGCAGCGGCGGATAAATCTCATGCAAGCGATGTTCAGAAAATCCTGAGAGCTTCTGAATTCGAAGCGTTTGTTCATACCGATTATCGAGGCACAATAGCCGAAAACCTTGAATATATCGAACAGAAAAGAAGCACAATCTCAGACCGCATAAATGCAGAACGCCGAAAAGCAGAAGACCTTGCAGATAAAAATACAGATTTCCAGATTCTACACGACTACCTCAGAAACAAGGCGGACGCAATGTACGCACGTTCGGACGCTCCAGGGTCTGATTCTGTGAGCTTTTTTGAGGGCTGGATAAAGACAAACAGGCTGCATTGTCTTGATGCAATGCTCGAGAAGTTTGAAAGCACCGGCTACACCAAGATTGAGCCTGAAGAGGGTGAGCAGGTGCCTGTGGCGATAGAAAACTCCAAGTGGGCAAGGCCTTTCGAGGCGATATTAGGTCTTTACGGCAGCCCCCAGTATAACGATGTAGATCCAACTGCGTTTATGGCCCCGTTTTTCGCTGTATTTTTCGGGCTCTGCCTTACCGATGCGGCCTACGGAATAGTTATGATCCTGGCCAGCATTTTCTTTATTAAGAAGTTCCAAGGTGATAAGAAATTCTTCAAAGCTCTTGCTATATGCTCGGTATGCACAGTAGTGGCAGGTGCGATGACAGGCGGCTGGTTCGGAACCCTGATATACGATTTTGCAGTGAAAAACGATGTAGGCTGGCTCAGCGGTGCGATAGACAGTATGACTTGGTTCGATCCTCTCGTAGAGCCGATGACATTCCTGTATCTCTCGCTTGCTATGGGATATATCCAGCTTATGTTCGGCCTTGGTGTGGGCTGCTGGGATTATCTGCGCAAAGGGGATGTGGCCAGTGCGGTGATAAACAAGCTCTGCTGGATACTCCTGCTGAACGCTCTGATAATAATGGGCGGCTTCTCCGATGCTCTCACCCCTGCAATGGCCGACGCTCTTAAATGGATTACAATAGCTCTGCTTGCAGTTATAGGCCTATTCAGCGTCCGAGAGGGCAGCTGGGTAGTTCGTATAGCAGGCGGCTTGTTCGAGCTCTTCGGGCTCATTTTTTACCTCGGCGACCTGCTAAGCTATCTTAGGCTTATGGCTCTTGGCATGGCAACAGCGGGCGTTGCGATGGCAGTGAATATTATGGCAGAGACAACCAGCCAAACTCCGCTTATCGGATGGCTCGCAACTCTGCTCATACTCGTTATCGGGCACACTTTCAATCTCCTGCAGTCCGGGCTCGGGGCATTTGTCCATACGCTCAGGCTTCAGTTTGTTGAGTATTTTCCGAAATTTTTCTCAGGCGGAGGGATGGAATTTTCTCCGTTCAGCAGAAACACAAGATACGTTCATATCGAAGAATATAAAAATTGA
- a CDS encoding V-type ATP synthase subunit D, producing MQANVSATRMEMLRLRRKVELAERGHKLLSQKRDELSRQLVQISRGIAPLRREVEKALNNTSRRFMLARASMEPEDVAAALEVPVKKFNLAVQFASVMNVKVPSLEKKLEGDVICYGYAKTSPELDAALYSLEKVFDMIIELAEKEKQAYLLATDLQKTRRRVNVLEHVVIPETKDTIKYIASRLSENERDNTSRLMIIADIIRGDQ from the coding sequence ATGCAGGCAAATGTCAGTGCTACAAGAATGGAGATGCTCAGGCTTCGAAGGAAGGTTGAGCTTGCAGAAAGAGGCCATAAGCTTTTAAGCCAGAAGCGTGATGAGCTTTCAAGGCAGCTTGTGCAGATCTCACGCGGTATTGCTCCGCTTCGCAGGGAAGTGGAAAAGGCCCTGAACAACACTTCAAGGCGCTTTATGCTCGCAAGGGCATCAATGGAGCCTGAAGATGTGGCAGCGGCTCTTGAGGTGCCAGTGAAAAAATTCAATCTTGCCGTGCAGTTTGCAAGCGTTATGAACGTGAAGGTTCCCTCTCTCGAGAAAAAGCTTGAGGGAGATGTAATCTGCTATGGATATGCAAAAACAAGTCCAGAGCTGGATGCTGCTCTCTATTCCCTCGAGAAGGTTTTTGATATGATTATCGAACTGGCCGAGAAGGAAAAACAGGCATACCTGCTGGCTACAGACCTCCAGAAAACAAGGCGGAGGGTAAACGTACTTGAGCATGTTGTTATCCCTGAAACCAAAGACACAATAAAGTATATCGCTTCAAGGCTCAGCGAAAACGAAAGAGACAACACCAGCAGACTTATGATTATCGCTGATATAATCAGGGGAGATCAGTAG
- a CDS encoding V-type ATP synthase subunit F, with the protein MQGKAAVLGSSDFVMPFSALGLDTHPVHEDDDVSQAAENMLTENYSLIVVSEDIAHKANEVFEKKNAEATPCVLVLPFVSESEGFAMESLGKVLKLATGIDILKNG; encoded by the coding sequence ATGCAGGGTAAGGCAGCAGTACTGGGAAGTTCGGATTTTGTAATGCCGTTTTCTGCGCTTGGGCTTGATACCCATCCAGTCCATGAGGACGATGATGTATCTCAGGCAGCAGAGAATATGCTTACGGAAAATTACAGCCTGATTGTGGTATCGGAGGATATCGCTCATAAGGCAAACGAAGTCTTCGAAAAGAAAAATGCAGAAGCAACGCCCTGCGTGCTTGTTCTTCCGTTTGTTTCGGAATCCGAAGGGTTCGCGATGGAATCCCTCGGAAAGGTGCTCAAGCTCGCAACGGGAATAGATATACTGAAGAATGGATAA
- a CDS encoding transposase, which translates to MKAKNNKAGLLFQQPLKPLVNPDHSLVQLSEVVNWSRFEEKFGSLYSPDSGRPAKPIRLMVGLQYLKYTFNLSDEAIVAGWVENPYWQYFCGERYFQHEPPIESFLKNQ; encoded by the coding sequence ATGAAGGCAAAAAACAATAAAGCAGGCTTACTCTTTCAGCAGCCATTAAAACCTCTTGTAAATCCTGATCACTCTTTAGTCCAACTCTCAGAGGTTGTCAACTGGTCTCGCTTTGAAGAAAAGTTTGGCAGTTTATACAGTCCTGATTCAGGCAGGCCGGCCAAGCCGATTCGCCTGATGGTCGGCCTTCAGTATCTCAAGTACACTTTCAATCTCAGCGATGAAGCAATCGTTGCCGGCTGGGTTGAGAATCCTTACTGGCAGTATTTCTGCGGCGAAAGATACTTCCAGCACGAGCCTCCTATTGAGTCGTTCCTGAAAAATCAATGA